The proteins below come from a single Leptotrichia sp. oral taxon 223 genomic window:
- a CDS encoding GNAT family N-acetyltransferase, giving the protein MKISRLSINDLLKYDTEEYIREKILNTFSSRENNNVEDFLHNKAIFFEKSSISTTHLIFDNNDTLLGYFSVANKSLILPNERFENLSNSKQKKLIQSGQKVGNGFYLVNSYLLGQLGKNFNLSESEQIKGNFLLSLAFELLLEAKELINAKYVWLECRNSEKLIDFYKKFGFEKIDNFISKDGLVVMMMKLDRKN; this is encoded by the coding sequence ATGAAAATATCAAGACTGTCAATAAATGATTTGTTGAAATACGATACAGAAGAATATATAAGAGAAAAAATTTTAAATACATTTAGTAGTAGAGAAAATAATAATGTAGAAGATTTTTTACATAATAAAGCAATATTTTTTGAGAAAAGTTCTATTTCAACAACGCATTTAATTTTTGATAATAATGATACTTTATTAGGTTATTTTTCAGTAGCAAATAAAAGTTTAATATTACCAAATGAAAGATTTGAAAATTTAAGTAATAGTAAACAAAAGAAATTAATACAAAGTGGACAAAAGGTTGGTAATGGATTTTACTTAGTAAACAGTTATTTATTAGGACAATTAGGGAAAAATTTTAATTTATCAGAAAGTGAACAAATAAAAGGGAATTTTTTATTATCACTTGCTTTTGAGTTATTGCTGGAGGCAAAAGAATTGATAAATGCAAAATATGTCTGGTTGGAATGTAGAAATTCGGAGAAACTTATAGATTTTTATAAAAAATTTGGTTTTGAGAAGATAGATAATTTTATTTCTAAAGACGGATTGGTTGTTATGATGATGAAATTGGATAGAAAAAATTGA
- a CDS encoding DUF4878 domain-containing protein, with the protein MKKILLGILMLLCIVSCGSGPDKTVSKFIDNVKAEKMKEAAKYAMDDSFEGNLDVKYNNKIQELLFKTLLKNLEYKIVKTEKQDDETTIVTVEVTNVDVEKIFLQVFKKMTQETFSGNGSHSMSVDDRFKEELEAKDKPKSKNVTKFVVKKTANGEKIVLTAENIDVLLGKLNTTLSNLNTLGGTEEETAVELPETGPSTGLSQKPEELRNQNK; encoded by the coding sequence ATGAAAAAAATACTTTTAGGTATCCTTATGCTTTTGTGCATAGTCAGCTGCGGATCAGGGCCTGATAAGACAGTATCAAAGTTTATTGACAATGTAAAAGCTGAAAAAATGAAAGAGGCGGCAAAATATGCAATGGATGACAGTTTTGAGGGGAACTTGGATGTTAAATATAACAACAAGATTCAAGAACTGCTTTTCAAGACATTATTAAAAAATCTTGAATATAAGATTGTTAAAACAGAAAAACAGGATGATGAAACAACGATTGTAACTGTGGAAGTAACAAATGTGGATGTTGAAAAAATATTTTTACAAGTCTTCAAAAAAATGACGCAGGAAACTTTTTCAGGAAATGGTTCTCATTCAATGTCAGTTGATGACAGATTTAAAGAGGAACTTGAGGCAAAAGACAAGCCAAAATCAAAAAATGTCACAAAATTTGTAGTCAAGAAAACAGCCAATGGAGAAAAAATAGTTTTAACAGCAGAAAATATCGACGTATTACTTGGTAAATTAAACACAACATTATCAAACTTGAACACACTTGGTGGAACAGAAGAAGAAACAGCTGTAGAATTACCGGAAACAGGGCCATCAACTGGACTATCACAAAAACCCGAAGAACTTAGAAACCAAAATAAATAA
- the lpxD gene encoding UDP-3-O-(3-hydroxymyristoyl)glucosamine N-acyltransferase: protein MYDIKEIAKLINGEIRGNDELSFTRLAPFFHSTEKELTFAADEKMLKNMDKCNAGAVIVPDLPNLPENKTFIVVKGNPRELMPILLNYFKPKLQPFENQIENSAQIDETANVSKINTYIGHNVKIGKNTVIYPNVSIFEGTEIGDDCIIYSNVTIREFTKVGRGTILQPGAVIGADGFGFVKINGNNVKIEQIGHVILGEEVEIGANSCVDRGAIGDTIIKKGTKIDNLVHIAHNDIIGENCLIVAQTGISGSVEVGDNSTLAGQVGVAGHLRIGNNVVIAAKSGVTNDVPDGKQMSGYPLREHMEDLRVKMAMGKVPELVKRMKKLEKELEKTEAKK from the coding sequence ATGTATGATATTAAAGAAATTGCAAAATTAATAAATGGAGAAATCAGAGGAAACGATGAATTGAGTTTTACAAGACTTGCTCCGTTTTTTCATTCAACTGAGAAGGAATTAACTTTTGCTGCAGATGAGAAAATGTTGAAAAATATGGATAAATGTAATGCAGGTGCCGTGATTGTTCCTGATTTGCCAAATTTACCTGAAAATAAGACTTTTATTGTTGTAAAAGGAAATCCTAGAGAGTTAATGCCGATACTACTAAATTATTTTAAGCCTAAATTACAGCCGTTTGAAAATCAGATAGAAAATTCTGCACAAATCGATGAAACTGCAAATGTATCAAAAATAAATACTTATATTGGACATAATGTAAAAATTGGAAAAAATACTGTTATCTATCCGAATGTGTCAATTTTTGAAGGGACTGAAATAGGTGATGACTGTATAATTTATTCAAATGTTACAATACGGGAATTTACAAAAGTTGGAAGAGGGACTATTTTACAGCCTGGGGCTGTGATAGGAGCTGACGGATTTGGATTTGTAAAAATTAATGGAAATAATGTAAAAATCGAACAGATTGGACATGTAATCTTGGGAGAAGAAGTTGAAATTGGAGCAAATTCCTGTGTTGACAGAGGAGCAATTGGAGATACGATTATTAAAAAAGGTACAAAAATCGATAATCTTGTTCATATTGCGCATAATGATATTATTGGTGAAAATTGTCTGATTGTAGCTCAGACTGGTATTTCTGGAAGTGTGGAAGTGGGAGATAATTCGACTCTTGCAGGACAAGTTGGAGTGGCAGGGCATCTTAGAATTGGAAATAATGTAGTGATTGCCGCAAAATCTGGAGTAACTAATGATGTGCCAGATGGTAAGCAAATGTCAGGTTATCCACTTCGTGAACATATGGAAGACTTGAGAGTAAAAATGGCGATGGGAAAAGTCCCTGAACTTGTAAAACGAATGAAAAAATTGGAAAAAGAATTGGAAAAAACGGAAGCGAAAAAATAA
- a CDS encoding outer membrane protein assembly factor, which translates to MSKLKVKNKVYALIIAVTLFVSVNNLSHAEEKRGIIGKELADNTSSATENEVQNDEISDVKIRYSQEEIDMANQLSDKVKKKRKKEKKKETARNRRRGKNNDIFEAQELAREDLKVGTIEFSQLKEVSPELLMSKMPVKTGDNYSNKTLSDIYLALKRLGYVSEVNVIPKIRGNNVNIEVQVAEVENAGTVLQRQQMQEEMQKETEYTVANVDIEGTSKLNKEDYLKDLPIKAGDVFVPQKAVDGAQKIFKSGYFSTVEPKIDRKVDNTVSVVYQVKENPDIQSVNFEGNTLYKSEELEKALGVKRGEILNGNLLNPDDNGILKLYAKDGYSLVRIDSINVSNEGVVNIGLTEGVIDSVEFEKAPEKNDNERQSSRRSVLRTKPYVFERYSELKPGQIFQEKNIESTVRELYRTGMFTKIVPSIEGKEDDPNARVIKLLVEERPTTTINGSISYGTSVGLVGELKLADSNFLGRGQDASATLSASNKGDKTFELRWFDPWLRGTEQVQLGGSIYWTQSVDDNADADEVEKVKKIGTRWTIGKGLNKDIGVSFSARFDNYKELFANKKVNDKYKLFALGPTLTFDTRDNKFNPTKGLYATMSYERGELINDPRKYDQFETDLRAYHPTFFGDKNIMAYRAAWGTTGSGTPEALRFSIGGAESVRGYEYSAFDGFDKFHATIENRTKINDTLQLVAFFDIGNAWQNESRDPITGKKIYKPNRKDAHDFKDLKKGYGIGVRLNTPIGPLRFDYGWPMDPEKKGEKKDKGKFYFSFGQSF; encoded by the coding sequence ATGTCAAAACTAAAAGTAAAAAACAAGGTTTATGCTTTGATTATTGCAGTAACATTATTCGTATCTGTAAATAATTTGTCGCATGCTGAAGAAAAAAGAGGGATAATTGGAAAAGAATTGGCTGATAATACAAGCAGCGCTACAGAAAATGAAGTGCAAAATGATGAAATATCAGATGTCAAAATCAGATATAGTCAAGAAGAAATTGACATGGCTAATCAATTATCAGACAAAGTGAAGAAAAAAAGAAAAAAAGAAAAGAAAAAAGAAACAGCAAGAAATAGAAGAAGAGGAAAAAATAACGATATTTTTGAAGCTCAGGAACTGGCAAGAGAGGATCTGAAAGTTGGAACAATTGAATTTTCTCAGCTAAAGGAAGTTTCACCAGAGCTTCTGATGTCTAAGATGCCTGTAAAGACAGGAGATAACTATTCAAATAAAACTTTGAGTGACATTTATTTGGCACTTAAGAGACTGGGATATGTATCAGAAGTCAATGTTATTCCTAAAATAAGAGGAAATAATGTAAATATAGAAGTTCAAGTCGCAGAAGTGGAAAATGCGGGAACGGTTCTGCAAAGACAGCAAATGCAGGAAGAAATGCAAAAGGAAACAGAATACACAGTAGCAAATGTAGACATTGAAGGTACAAGCAAGCTTAATAAGGAAGATTACTTAAAAGATTTGCCAATCAAAGCGGGAGATGTTTTCGTTCCTCAAAAAGCGGTTGACGGAGCCCAAAAAATATTTAAATCGGGATATTTCTCTACAGTTGAACCAAAAATTGACAGAAAAGTTGACAATACTGTTTCAGTAGTTTACCAAGTTAAAGAAAATCCAGACATACAAAGTGTAAACTTTGAAGGTAATACTCTTTATAAATCTGAGGAATTGGAAAAAGCGCTAGGTGTAAAAAGAGGAGAAATCTTAAATGGTAACTTATTAAATCCAGATGACAATGGAATTCTTAAATTATACGCCAAAGATGGGTATTCCCTTGTAAGAATTGACTCAATAAATGTTTCAAATGAAGGGGTTGTAAATATTGGATTAACAGAAGGAGTTATTGATTCTGTTGAATTTGAAAAAGCGCCAGAGAAAAATGATAATGAAAGACAATCGTCAAGACGTTCTGTTTTAAGAACAAAACCTTATGTGTTTGAAAGATATTCAGAATTAAAGCCAGGACAAATTTTCCAAGAGAAAAATATAGAAAGTACAGTAAGAGAACTTTATAGAACAGGTATGTTCACTAAGATAGTACCGTCTATTGAAGGAAAAGAAGACGATCCGAATGCAAGAGTTATAAAGCTGCTTGTGGAAGAACGTCCAACTACTACAATTAATGGAAGTATTTCTTATGGAACTTCAGTTGGATTAGTAGGAGAACTTAAATTGGCGGACTCAAACTTCTTAGGAAGAGGACAGGATGCGTCGGCTACACTCTCAGCTTCAAATAAAGGTGATAAAACATTTGAGCTTAGATGGTTTGATCCTTGGCTGAGGGGAACAGAGCAAGTTCAACTTGGAGGATCGATTTACTGGACTCAATCTGTAGATGACAATGCTGATGCTGATGAAGTGGAAAAAGTTAAGAAAATAGGAACTCGTTGGACAATTGGTAAAGGGCTTAATAAAGACATTGGAGTAAGCTTCTCTGCAAGATTTGATAACTATAAAGAATTGTTTGCAAATAAAAAGGTAAACGACAAATATAAATTATTTGCATTGGGGCCAACACTTACTTTTGATACAAGAGACAACAAGTTTAACCCTACGAAAGGGCTTTATGCAACAATGTCATATGAAAGAGGGGAACTTATAAACGATCCTAGAAAATATGATCAGTTTGAAACAGATTTAAGAGCTTACCATCCGACATTCTTTGGTGATAAGAACATAATGGCATACAGAGCGGCTTGGGGAACAACAGGAAGCGGAACACCGGAAGCCTTAAGATTTAGTATCGGTGGAGCGGAATCAGTTCGTGGATATGAATACAGCGCATTTGACGGATTTGATAAATTCCATGCGACAATTGAAAACAGAACAAAAATTAATGATACATTACAGTTAGTAGCATTCTTTGATATAGGGAACGCTTGGCAAAATGAGTCAAGAGATCCTATTACAGGTAAAAAAATCTACAAACCAAACAGAAAAGATGCTCATGACTTCAAAGATCTTAAAAAAGGTTATGGAATTGGGGTAAGATTGAATACACCAATTGGACCGTTAAGATTTGATTATGGTTGGCCAATGGATCCTGAGAAAAAAGGTGAGAAAAAAGATAAAGGTAAGTTCTACTTTAGCTTTGGACAATCATTCTAG
- a CDS encoding translocation/assembly module TamB domain-containing protein, with protein sequence MKYIKKSLIVFIFLLMSLFAIKFYISTKNFKGMLTSILKSSGLNVEFKSVKLIGFNKLQIDNLKVKDMAGNIVIYGKRTTAGISLLMPTRLNRIDIYNGTVNLERRKNNDFNIFHVIKPQPNKPKTFDPTSRIGKLYIHNATLNYTDISFDKKISKRLIKVNGRLEIAKSRGFSLFAKGVGNKNQDGTVETLKIELKQIVKSKQSIYSMFDKIKNSDDRRKEFRLNFSFENVGITEELGQYVPLEMITAKGGILNGVLKLENDKVKKTMHALGNLKIRNGKLKYVDLDGDIEGANALIDLKKDKITVNANTKLRGSPVSLILNYLVKEQKLNLKLVADKLPFEEVARYKIIKDAKIKAQGNVTGNLEVNVDTKKKKTVLDGKFSSDNIKISNYNFQNIKTSMKIADEKLTLTDTSFVFNEEFSGFKVNEDVKVSKFVYDLKKKTGTGNYVLNNLGSDFNIKTIIGSAEISPKNIITGTARSKVLNGRYTVNPKAQTVVVNVRSNGYFTVNYGGKNYTINPDVDNLVIKFNEKNILRSGQINAKIKDLSMPFVNAVNAKIKIHNGNYSINGTAGIKGGGVINISGTTTSDMKHSYSLNLPKSIDIAKLLRANGYNFKGLNKAKLPATLTAKISGNGNKISGTYKLYSPYGEYIGEYEKLHASGKINDLANMDITVNTNMDELWFGYQRFKNVSGNLRIKDNVVNITSIQNENLNASGKFDMKTGKMDVNAGLRDYMLYNTSSPKINLRVGTLDASLSGTIDKLSGAITMPSAVTSINSNYVGDTNARLSIKDGVVNFEDVTLRENSLYGTYDLKTGISDIGISLNEPDIPKLLKMKDLTFGTRSDLSLKGDLNNFNLAGQVTLGNMSFKTYKIPHVVAELEYSNGNIDKLFKYGTFDLQKLRFVGDNEETLFETQTKFDLANVNIDYQLEKQKFSLDSVQDLKNKGYSGDINIGFMYRGSFENFTTGLQIQADEIKLSGFPVNKVDIDLQANEKTLNIGQFYLEYENNPLLLNGYVQFVPIQYNVSMLAKDFNLDFLGVNKDVQQASGIANIDTIFSNDSTSGHILLDNFNYKTKDKSTLVDNVNANIDLNNNKLVVNRLDGGYNGGTFKVTGDLDVPTIPADFMQTKRLELGKFELNAALNKVGLHYGKGIDFALTGNLIFTENRLFGDLVVSDAEVREIPNFNSKSETENLSEEAKAKKAQDKTVVEGIVEEVIDKIVKQYTVNLNVRTGSNVKVNIPNVSIVRNIKGKVKGASEISYSGGELGMDGQYSITRGSFSINGNDFKIDGAEIRFLPSSNGSATLISDPFVIFDASTVINGDRIEINVTGNVSKPDIKFSSLSGKTKEEIVSLLAFNTVVGNSERKPGSTEENSADGLVVAGSLVNSALNELLFSSVTGKIKDVLGISKFAVSTNVNHSDKTGEYSAATTVTVQDNIYKDKLFWNASFKFPYQTSKSEEKIPMGYNAWLSYNVTNGLDLRLGGESINKSRTSANMSNGARVNYYFGIDFSTRGDTLGDIFRKMFRKKKLDTLKK encoded by the coding sequence ATGAAATACATAAAGAAATCTTTAATTGTATTTATTTTTCTTCTAATGTCTTTATTTGCGATAAAGTTTTATATTTCTACAAAAAACTTTAAGGGTATGCTGACTTCGATTTTGAAAAGCAGCGGACTGAATGTTGAATTTAAATCTGTTAAACTGATAGGATTCAATAAACTTCAAATTGATAATTTGAAAGTTAAGGATATGGCTGGAAATATAGTTATCTACGGAAAAAGGACTACAGCTGGAATAAGTCTTCTTATGCCGACACGGCTTAACAGAATTGACATTTACAACGGGACTGTAAATCTGGAGCGTAGAAAAAATAATGATTTTAATATTTTTCATGTGATAAAGCCGCAGCCTAACAAGCCGAAAACGTTTGATCCTACGAGCAGAATTGGAAAACTTTATATTCATAATGCAACCTTGAATTATACAGATATAAGTTTTGATAAAAAAATATCGAAAAGGTTGATAAAAGTGAATGGACGGCTGGAAATTGCAAAATCCCGTGGATTTTCACTTTTTGCTAAAGGTGTAGGAAATAAAAATCAAGATGGAACAGTGGAAACGTTAAAGATTGAATTGAAACAGATTGTAAAGTCGAAGCAGTCAATTTATTCGATGTTTGATAAAATAAAGAACAGCGATGACAGGAGAAAGGAATTTCGTCTGAACTTCAGTTTTGAAAATGTCGGGATAACAGAGGAACTGGGACAGTATGTGCCGCTTGAAATGATTACTGCAAAAGGCGGCATATTAAACGGTGTGCTCAAATTGGAAAATGACAAAGTCAAGAAGACAATGCACGCTTTGGGAAATCTGAAAATTCGGAATGGAAAACTTAAATATGTTGACCTGGATGGCGATATTGAAGGGGCAAATGCTTTAATTGACTTGAAAAAGGACAAAATTACAGTAAATGCTAATACAAAGCTGAGAGGAAGTCCAGTATCTCTGATACTGAATTATCTTGTTAAGGAGCAGAAGCTGAATTTAAAGCTCGTTGCGGACAAATTGCCTTTTGAAGAGGTTGCAAGATATAAAATAATTAAAGATGCTAAAATTAAGGCACAAGGAAATGTTACAGGAAATCTTGAAGTGAATGTCGATACAAAAAAGAAAAAAACTGTACTTGATGGGAAATTTTCGTCAGACAATATAAAAATTTCAAATTACAATTTTCAGAATATAAAAACTTCTATGAAAATTGCAGATGAAAAACTGACTTTGACTGATACGTCCTTTGTATTTAATGAAGAATTTTCAGGATTTAAAGTGAACGAAGATGTTAAAGTTTCAAAATTTGTGTATGACTTGAAAAAGAAAACTGGGACAGGAAATTATGTCTTAAATAATCTAGGCTCGGATTTTAATATCAAGACAATTATAGGAAGCGCTGAAATTTCACCTAAAAATATTATAACGGGAACAGCAAGATCTAAAGTTTTAAATGGAAGATATACAGTAAATCCAAAAGCGCAGACAGTAGTAGTAAATGTTAGAAGTAACGGTTACTTTACTGTAAATTACGGTGGAAAAAATTACACAATAAATCCTGATGTCGATAACCTGGTTATAAAATTTAATGAAAAAAATATACTTCGTTCTGGGCAAATTAATGCAAAAATAAAAGATTTGTCAATGCCGTTTGTGAATGCTGTAAATGCTAAAATAAAAATACATAACGGAAATTACAGCATAAATGGAACAGCTGGAATAAAAGGCGGTGGAGTGATAAATATCTCAGGAACTACAACTTCAGATATGAAGCATTCATATTCGTTAAACTTACCTAAAAGCATAGATATTGCAAAACTGCTAAGAGCAAATGGCTACAATTTCAAAGGTTTGAACAAGGCAAAGCTGCCTGCAACGCTTACAGCGAAAATTAGCGGAAATGGGAATAAAATTTCTGGAACGTACAAACTTTACAGCCCTTATGGAGAATATATCGGAGAGTATGAAAAACTGCATGCCAGCGGTAAAATTAATGATTTGGCAAATATGGACATAACAGTTAATACAAATATGGATGAATTGTGGTTTGGTTATCAGAGGTTTAAAAATGTTAGCGGAAATCTGAGAATAAAAGATAATGTTGTAAACATTACAAGTATTCAGAATGAAAATTTGAATGCCAGCGGAAAATTTGATATGAAAACCGGAAAAATGGACGTAAATGCAGGATTAAGAGATTATATGCTCTATAATACCTCTAGCCCAAAAATTAATTTGAGAGTTGGGACATTGGATGCGAGTCTATCGGGAACAATAGACAAACTTTCGGGGGCAATAACGATGCCATCTGCGGTAACGTCGATAAATTCAAATTATGTAGGTGATACAAATGCACGTCTTAGCATAAAGGATGGAGTTGTAAACTTTGAAGATGTGACTTTGCGTGAAAACAGCCTTTATGGGACTTATGACTTGAAGACGGGGATTTCAGATATTGGAATTAGTTTAAATGAGCCTGACATTCCGAAACTTTTGAAAATGAAGGACTTGACTTTTGGAACAAGATCGGATCTTAGCTTAAAAGGAGATTTGAATAATTTTAATCTGGCAGGGCAGGTAACTCTTGGGAATATGAGCTTTAAAACTTATAAAATTCCACATGTTGTTGCAGAGCTTGAATATTCCAATGGAAATATAGATAAATTATTCAAATATGGAACATTCGATTTGCAAAAACTTAGATTTGTTGGAGATAACGAAGAAACATTGTTTGAAACACAGACTAAATTTGATTTGGCAAATGTAAACATTGATTACCAGCTGGAAAAACAAAAGTTTTCACTTGATTCAGTTCAGGATTTGAAAAACAAGGGATACAGCGGAGATATAAATATTGGATTCATGTATCGTGGAAGTTTTGAGAATTTTACAACTGGACTTCAAATTCAGGCGGATGAAATAAAACTTAGCGGCTTTCCTGTGAACAAAGTTGATATTGATTTACAGGCCAATGAGAAAACCTTGAATATAGGGCAGTTTTATTTGGAATATGAAAATAATCCGCTTTTATTAAATGGATACGTTCAGTTTGTACCTATACAATACAATGTTTCGATGCTTGCAAAAGACTTTAACTTAGACTTTTTAGGAGTTAATAAGGATGTTCAGCAGGCAAGCGGTATTGCAAATATAGATACTATTTTTTCAAATGATTCTACGTCAGGACATATTTTGCTGGATAATTTTAACTATAAGACAAAAGACAAGTCAACACTTGTAGACAACGTAAATGCCAATATTGATTTAAATAATAATAAACTTGTGGTAAATAGGCTGGATGGCGGATATAATGGAGGAACTTTTAAAGTTACAGGAGATTTGGATGTTCCAACGATTCCTGCTGATTTTATGCAGACAAAGCGGCTGGAACTGGGGAAATTTGAATTGAATGCGGCACTTAACAAAGTTGGACTGCATTATGGAAAAGGAATTGACTTTGCGCTTACGGGAAATCTTATATTTACAGAAAACAGGCTGTTTGGAGATTTGGTTGTAAGCGATGCAGAAGTGCGTGAAATACCAAACTTTAATTCCAAATCCGAAACAGAAAATTTATCAGAGGAGGCAAAAGCTAAAAAAGCTCAAGATAAGACTGTCGTTGAAGGAATTGTAGAAGAAGTAATTGATAAGATAGTAAAACAATACACAGTTAACCTGAATGTACGGACTGGAAGCAATGTTAAAGTGAATATTCCAAATGTAAGCATCGTGCGAAATATAAAAGGAAAAGTGAAAGGTGCTTCTGAAATTTCATATTCTGGTGGAGAACTTGGAATGGATGGACAATATTCGATTACAAGAGGTTCATTTTCTATAAATGGGAATGACTTTAAAATAGATGGTGCTGAAATAAGATTTTTGCCGTCTTCCAATGGTTCAGCCACATTAATATCAGATCCGTTTGTTATATTTGATGCAAGCACAGTGATAAATGGAGATAGAATAGAAATAAATGTGACTGGAAATGTAAGTAAGCCAGACATTAAATTTTCATCTTTATCAGGGAAGACAAAAGAAGAGATTGTATCATTGCTCGCATTTAATACTGTAGTTGGAAACAGCGAAAGAAAACCGGGAAGTACCGAGGAAAATTCGGCTGACGGACTGGTAGTGGCAGGCTCTTTAGTTAATAGTGCATTAAATGAGTTGCTTTTTTCGTCAGTAACTGGTAAAATTAAAGATGTACTGGGAATATCAAAATTTGCTGTTTCAACGAATGTAAATCATTCGGATAAGACTGGAGAATACAGTGCAGCAACAACAGTAACAGTTCAAGATAATATCTACAAGGATAAATTATTCTGGAACGCTTCATTTAAATTCCCATATCAGACTTCAAAATCTGAAGAAAAAATTCCAATGGGATATAACGCATGGCTTAGCTATAATGTTACAAATGGGTTAGATTTGCGACTTGGGGGAGAGAGTATAAACAAAAGCAGAACAAGCGCAAATATGAGCAATGGAGCAAGAGTAAATTATTACTTTGGAATAGATTTTTCAACGAGAGGCGATACACTTGGAGATATTTTCAGAAAAATGTTTAGAAAGAAAAAACTTGATACATTAAAAAAATAG
- the accB gene encoding acetyl-CoA carboxylase biotin carboxyl carrier protein, with the protein MDLEQIEKLVEIIEKSTLKEITVEEGNLKINLKRENNAEIQNVPKNIERKPEIVEEPDEESFITSPIVGTFYSAASPETPAFVRVGDTVKKGQPVCIVEAMKLMNEINCDFDCEIEAVLVSNEQKVEYGQPLFRVKKI; encoded by the coding sequence ATGGATTTAGAACAAATTGAAAAATTAGTAGAAATTATAGAAAAATCAACGCTTAAGGAAATTACAGTGGAAGAAGGCAATCTAAAAATCAATTTAAAGCGTGAAAATAATGCAGAAATTCAGAATGTTCCAAAAAATATAGAAAGAAAGCCAGAAATTGTGGAAGAGCCAGATGAAGAAAGCTTTATCACTTCACCAATCGTAGGAACTTTCTATTCAGCGGCTTCTCCAGAAACTCCTGCATTCGTGCGTGTAGGCGACACAGTGAAAAAAGGGCAGCCAGTCTGCATCGTAGAAGCAATGAAACTGATGAATGAAATAAACTGCGACTTTGACTGCGAAATAGAAGCAGTGTTAGTAAGCAATGAGCAAAAAGTAGAATATGGACAGCCATTGTTTAGAGTGAAAAAAATATAG
- a CDS encoding biotin-dependent carboxyltransferase family protein — MGFRVLKGGLLTTVQDIGRTGYQSQGFGTSGVMDVRSFKIANMLIDNPENEAVLEFTMIGPTLEFTSETIIAITGGDFQPLINKKPAPMYTAIYINKGDVLEFQGSRTGVRGYIAFSCYLNIPVIMGSRSTNMKCGIGGFKGRNLKEGDYISFRIRRRYLPYFLSRTLDLDEFNQEDEVIRVIMGPQDNLFTKEGKETFLNSEFTITNDFDRMGCRIEGPYIAHKESADIISDGIALGAIQVPAHGKPIILLADRQTTGGYPKIATVATVDLPKLVQRKADHKIRFKAISVEEAQNLLIEEMNEFTQFRKKIHAPCKEVLDVRAVSKRLETLFE; from the coding sequence ATGGGTTTTAGAGTTTTGAAAGGCGGACTTTTGACAACTGTTCAGGATATTGGGAGAACAGGGTACCAAAGTCAAGGTTTTGGGACGTCTGGAGTTATGGATGTGCGTTCCTTTAAAATCGCAAATATGCTTATTGACAATCCTGAAAACGAGGCTGTGCTTGAATTTACAATGATTGGACCGACGCTTGAATTTACGAGCGAAACAATAATTGCAATAACAGGTGGTGATTTTCAGCCGCTAATTAACAAGAAGCCTGCTCCAATGTATACAGCGATTTATATTAATAAAGGGGATGTGCTGGAATTTCAGGGATCAAGGACAGGAGTGCGGGGTTATATAGCTTTTTCGTGCTATTTAAATATTCCTGTAATAATGGGAAGCCGTTCTACAAATATGAAATGTGGAATTGGCGGATTTAAGGGACGTAATTTGAAAGAGGGGGATTATATTTCCTTTAGGATAAGACGCCGATACTTGCCTTATTTTTTATCAAGAACCCTCGACTTGGATGAATTTAATCAGGAAGATGAAGTAATCCGTGTAATAATGGGGCCACAAGATAATCTGTTTACAAAAGAAGGAAAGGAAACTTTTTTAAACAGCGAATTTACGATCACAAATGACTTTGACAGAATGGGATGCCGAATAGAAGGGCCTTATATTGCCCATAAAGAGTCGGCTGACATAATATCGGACGGAATAGCATTGGGAGCGATACAGGTTCCTGCACACGGAAAGCCGATTATTTTGCTGGCAGATAGGCAGACAACAGGCGGGTATCCAAAAATAGCGACAGTCGCAACGGTGGATTTGCCAAAGTTAGTACAAAGAAAAGCAGATCACAAAATCCGTTTCAAGGCAATCAGCGTGGAAGAAGCACAAAATCTTTTAATTGAAGAAATGAATGAATTTACTCAGTTTAGAAAAAAAATTCATGCGCCTTGCAAGGAAGTACTGGATGTAAGAGCTGTGTCCAAAAGGCTTGAGACGTTATTTGAGTAA